The Dysgonomonadaceae bacterium PH5-43 sequence CTCAACAATTTTACTTTTATTTCTTTAGTTAGCTCCTCTATACTATTTTCTTGTTCTGTAATATCTACAACTAATTTATCCACAAACGGACGATAAGGTTCCATTATATCATCAGCTAAACAATAAGCATTATAGCGATTATGATGATGAATGCCTAGAGTCGGCATTAAACCACTCGCTACCAATGCTCGTGCTATTATTGCTCGCAATATAGAATATCCATAATTCAATAAATTATTAGGAGGCACTTCTTCTCGCCCTCTTCTAAAGTTTGGAATATCTGGGAATAAATTAGCCCAATAATAAGCAGCAGCTCGTCCTTCCAAGTTTTCTGAATCTCCGCTTTTTACATCTTTAGCCCAAGCTAACATATTAGAAACCTTGGCATTTCTGGTTTTATTTAAAACATAAGCTTGGTTTGTTATTTTTGCTTGAATGGTTTGTTGCCATAGCTGTTTACGAAGAGGTAATGATGAATCAACTTGCGCTCTAAAGCGTTCACTCTGTGTAGTATTACCGTCTAATGGCAAATGCAAACCTATAGGCATACGATTCGACCCACAAGTTATAATAGCACAATTATTATTCAATAACGATTCTAAAACGCCATGAGTAAGAGTTATCTGTTTGTTATCCAAAATCACAACTCCTATATCTTCAATAGGGATTTGCTTAATATTTTCCTTTTTGAATGACTCTGGAAGTGAATCACTCTTTTCTATCTCTGGAAATCTTATAATCAGTTGTTTATT is a genomic window containing:
- a CDS encoding CRISPR-associated protein Cas1 (product_source=KO:K15342; cog=COG1518; ko=KO:K15342; pfam=PF01867; tigrfam=TIGR03639): MIKRTLYFENPSYLSVKNKQLIIRFPEIEKSDSLPESFKKENIKQIPIEDIGVVILDNKQITLTHGVLESLLNNNCAIITCGSNRMPIGLHLPLDGNTTQSERFRAQVDSSLPLRKQLWQQTIQAKITNQAYVLNKTRNAKVSNMLAWAKDVKSGDSENLEGRAAAYYWANLFPDIPNFRRGREEVPPNNLLNYGYSILRAIIARALVASGLMPTLGIHHHNRYNAYCLADDIMEPYRPFVDKLVVDITEQENSIEELTKEIKVKLLSIPVLDVVINDKRSPLMIAASQTASSLAKCYLGEVRRITYPSFE